A stretch of the Streptomyces sp. NBC_01428 genome encodes the following:
- a CDS encoding TerD family protein, producing the protein MSMSKGSNVPVPTSTLRVELGWRPGPGVPDADASALLLVNGKVRSDGDFVFYNQPAHTSGAVRHEGKRTAEGQVTDALLVDLPRLEPVIEKVVLAASADGGSFGRVPGLYIRVLDARDGTEVARFDSADATVETAFVLGEFYRRQGAWKFRAVGQGYGSGLEGLATDYGITVDEPQHAAPAPAPPSPATRVQGPPPPVAPPVTVPPPVAPPVTMPPPQAPPANPWQPAAPPAPVRLTKVTLTKEAPSVSLSKQGGTSGALRVNLNWQVRKQFSGWGSKRGRAVAMHADLDLDLCALYELSDGRKGVVQALGNAFGALHQPPYIHLDGDDRTGAVDTGENLSINLDHKQDFRRILIFVTIYEGARSFADLHATVTLQPLNGAPIDFSLDECTVPSTVCALALISSNGSDLVVQREARYLVPERGVSPQRTIDHVYGWGMNWTPGRK; encoded by the coding sequence ATGAGCATGTCCAAGGGATCCAATGTTCCTGTCCCGACGAGCACGCTGCGGGTGGAGCTGGGCTGGCGACCGGGCCCCGGGGTGCCCGACGCGGACGCCTCCGCGCTGCTGCTGGTGAACGGCAAGGTCCGCTCGGACGGCGACTTCGTCTTCTACAACCAGCCCGCGCACACCTCGGGCGCCGTGCGCCACGAGGGCAAGCGGACCGCTGAGGGCCAGGTGACCGACGCTCTGCTCGTCGACCTGCCGCGGCTGGAGCCGGTGATCGAGAAGGTGGTCCTGGCCGCCTCCGCGGACGGCGGCTCCTTCGGACGCGTCCCCGGCCTGTACATCCGGGTGCTCGACGCGCGCGACGGCACGGAGGTCGCCCGTTTCGACAGTGCCGACGCGACCGTGGAGACCGCCTTCGTGCTCGGTGAGTTCTACCGCCGCCAGGGCGCCTGGAAGTTCCGTGCCGTCGGACAGGGCTACGGCAGCGGTCTCGAAGGACTGGCCACCGACTACGGCATCACCGTGGACGAGCCGCAGCACGCCGCCCCGGCACCCGCCCCGCCCTCGCCCGCCACCCGGGTGCAGGGACCGCCGCCTCCCGTGGCTCCGCCGGTCACCGTGCCTCCCCCGGTCGCCCCGCCCGTGACCATGCCCCCACCGCAGGCACCGCCCGCGAACCCGTGGCAGCCCGCGGCCCCTCCGGCGCCGGTCCGTCTCACCAAGGTGACGCTGACCAAGGAGGCGCCCTCCGTCTCGCTCAGCAAGCAGGGCGGCACGTCCGGCGCCCTGCGCGTGAACCTCAACTGGCAGGTGCGCAAGCAGTTCTCGGGGTGGGGCAGCAAGCGCGGCCGGGCCGTCGCCATGCACGCGGACCTCGACCTCGACCTGTGCGCCCTCTACGAACTGAGCGACGGACGCAAGGGAGTCGTCCAGGCCCTGGGCAACGCCTTCGGCGCACTCCACCAGCCGCCGTACATCCACCTCGACGGCGACGACCGCACCGGAGCCGTGGACACCGGCGAGAACCTCAGCATCAACCTCGACCACAAGCAGGACTTCCGCCGCATCCTCATCTTCGTGACCATCTACGAGGGCGCCCGCTCCTTCGCCGACCTGCACGCCACGGTGACGCTCCAGCCGCTGAACGGCGCCCCGATCGACTTCTCCCTCGACGAGTGCACGGTCCCCTCCACCGTCTGCGCGCTCGCCCTCATCTCCAGCAACGGCAGCGACCTGGTCGTCCAGCGCGAGGCCCGGTACCTGGTCCCCGAGCGCGGTGTCAGCCCGCAGCGCACCATCGACCACGTCTACGGCTGGGGCATGAACTGGACACCCGGCCGGAAGTGA
- a CDS encoding glycosyltransferase yields the protein MWIAVGSLFAWLWLLLGQGFFWRTDVRLPAREAPAEWPFVCVVVPARDEGGVLPESLPSLLAQDYPGRAEVFLVDDGSSDGTGELALELARRHGGLPLTVGSPGEPPAGWTGKLWAVRHGIGLARARGPEYLLLTDADIAHEPGSLRELVAAARTGGFDLVSLMARLRVESVGERLVVPAFVYFFAQLYPFRRIAVDGSRTAAAAGGCVLLRADAAERARIPDAIRHAVIDDVALAKAVKRGGGRIWLGLADRVDSVRPYPRLRDLWRMVSRSAYAQLRHSPTLLAGTVAGLALVYLVPPVALLAGLVTGVDRAAAAGGLAWALMAATYLPMLRYYRQSPWLAPLLPVTAFLYLLMTVDSAVQHYRGRGAAWKGRTYARPDTALDEG from the coding sequence GTGTGGATCGCCGTCGGATCGCTGTTCGCGTGGCTGTGGCTGCTGCTCGGCCAGGGCTTCTTCTGGCGTACGGACGTCCGGCTGCCGGCGCGCGAGGCGCCGGCCGAGTGGCCCTTCGTCTGTGTCGTGGTGCCGGCCCGGGACGAGGGCGGCGTGCTGCCCGAGAGCCTGCCCTCGCTCCTCGCCCAGGACTATCCGGGACGGGCCGAGGTGTTCCTCGTCGACGACGGCAGTTCGGACGGCACCGGAGAGCTGGCCCTCGAACTGGCGCGGCGGCACGGCGGCCTGCCGCTCACCGTCGGCTCGCCGGGCGAACCTCCGGCGGGCTGGACCGGCAAGCTGTGGGCCGTGCGCCACGGCATCGGCCTGGCCCGCGCGCGGGGTCCCGAGTACCTCCTGCTGACGGACGCGGACATCGCGCACGAACCGGGAAGCCTGCGGGAGTTGGTGGCGGCCGCCCGCACCGGGGGCTTCGACCTGGTCTCGCTCATGGCCCGGCTGCGCGTGGAGAGCGTGGGGGAACGCCTCGTGGTGCCGGCGTTCGTCTACTTCTTCGCTCAGCTCTATCCGTTCCGCCGGATCGCCGTGGACGGGTCGCGGACGGCGGCCGCGGCGGGCGGCTGCGTGCTGCTGCGCGCGGACGCCGCCGAACGGGCGCGGATCCCGGACGCGATCCGGCACGCCGTCATCGACGACGTGGCACTCGCCAAGGCGGTCAAGCGCGGCGGCGGCCGGATCTGGCTCGGCCTCGCCGACCGGGTGGACAGCGTGCGCCCGTACCCGCGGCTGCGCGATCTGTGGCGCATGGTCTCGCGCAGCGCGTACGCGCAGCTGCGGCACAGTCCGACGCTGCTCGCCGGTACGGTCGCCGGACTGGCGCTGGTGTACCTCGTGCCGCCGGTCGCCCTGCTGGCGGGACTCGTCACGGGCGTCGACCGGGCCGCGGCGGCCGGAGGGCTCGCCTGGGCCCTGATGGCGGCGACATACCTGCCGATGCTCCGCTACTACCGGCAGTCCCCGTGGCTCGCTCCGCTGCTGCCGGTGACGGCGTTCCTCTATCTCCTGATGACGGTCGACTCGGCGGTGCAGCACTACAGGGGACGCGGGGCCGCCTGGAAGGGCCGCACCTACGCGCGGCCCGACACCGCCCTCGACGAGGGCTGA
- a CDS encoding glutamate racemase: MKIALMDSGIGLLAAAAAVRRLRPDADLVLSSDPGSMPWGPRTPEDVTARALAVAEAAALHRPAALIVACNTASVRALPALRARLEPDVPVIGTVPAIKPAAAGGGPVAIWATPATTGSPYQRGLIEEFAGDVEVTEVACPGLADAVEHADEAAVDAAIAAAAARTPEDVRAVVLGCTHYELVAERIRAALQRPDLPPLVLHGSAGAVAAQALRRIGARPDPAAPARSTVTVLLSGQEGALPATALAYEEGRILAEVSPAH, encoded by the coding sequence GTGAAGATCGCGCTCATGGACTCCGGAATCGGCCTGCTCGCTGCTGCCGCGGCGGTGCGTCGACTGCGGCCCGACGCCGATCTCGTCCTCTCCTCGGACCCCGGCAGCATGCCGTGGGGACCGCGCACCCCGGAGGACGTCACCGCCCGCGCCCTGGCCGTCGCCGAGGCCGCCGCACTGCACCGGCCCGCCGCCCTGATCGTCGCCTGCAACACCGCCTCGGTCCGCGCCCTGCCGGCGTTGCGCGCCCGACTGGAGCCGGACGTGCCCGTCATCGGCACCGTCCCCGCGATCAAGCCCGCCGCCGCGGGCGGCGGACCCGTCGCGATCTGGGCCACGCCCGCCACCACCGGCAGCCCCTACCAGCGCGGACTCATCGAGGAGTTCGCCGGGGACGTCGAGGTCACCGAGGTCGCCTGCCCCGGACTCGCGGACGCGGTGGAGCACGCCGACGAAGCGGCCGTCGACGCGGCGATCGCCGCCGCGGCGGCGCGCACCCCCGAGGACGTGCGAGCCGTCGTCCTCGGCTGCACCCACTACGAACTGGTCGCCGAACGCATCCGCGCGGCCCTGCAGCGCCCGGACCTCCCGCCCCTCGTCCTGCACGGCTCGGCCGGCGCAGTCGCCGCGCAGGCGCTGCGCCGGATCGGCGCCCGGCCCGACCCCGCGGCGCCCGCCCGCTCCACGGTCACGGTGCTGCTGTCCGGCCAGGAGGGCGCCCTGCCCGCGACCGCCCTCGCCTATGAGGAAGGCCGCATCCTCGCGGAAGTCAGCCCGGCACACTGA
- a CDS encoding O-antigen ligase family protein — protein MAVLAACAAWSLITAAAHDGRPEGVLLAVLAVTAGYASGRILGVLLPVAAPCAGALTGLGLAIATPGPQISLHLGHSGATAALLTLSSGAACCAAWAARPPVLRLVLHLLAAVIAVTAALLGSITGLVTCTGVLLCSLAAARVRRRAVGLGGFAAAAVVVTGAAWAIGEDALPEGPTAALQGRLTGHRMLLWQDALRMVRADPVLGVGPGRYGDLSPTVARSLLPDGKAHSAPLQQAAEQGLIGAALLAAAFCWMLYALLRSPRSTPIALTAGAALMALAVIASIGNALSFMTVTAGAGLLAGLATARPLGSQEPDDSVGAIPCPADAPEP, from the coding sequence ATGGCCGTTCTCGCGGCCTGTGCGGCCTGGTCGCTCATCACGGCCGCCGCGCACGACGGCCGGCCCGAGGGTGTGCTGCTCGCGGTGCTCGCCGTGACCGCGGGCTACGCCTCGGGACGGATCCTCGGCGTGCTCCTGCCGGTCGCCGCGCCCTGCGCGGGAGCGCTCACCGGTCTCGGCCTCGCCATCGCCACACCCGGCCCGCAGATCAGCCTGCACCTCGGTCACAGCGGAGCGACCGCCGCGCTGCTGACCCTCTCCTCCGGTGCCGCCTGCTGCGCCGCCTGGGCGGCCCGCCCGCCCGTCCTGCGGCTCGTGCTCCACCTGCTGGCGGCGGTGATCGCGGTGACGGCGGCACTGCTCGGTTCGATCACCGGTCTCGTCACCTGTACCGGGGTCCTGCTGTGCTCGCTCGCCGCCGCACGGGTACGCCGTCGCGCGGTCGGCCTCGGGGGGTTCGCGGCCGCGGCCGTGGTGGTGACCGGGGCCGCCTGGGCGATCGGCGAGGACGCGCTGCCCGAAGGGCCGACGGCCGCGCTCCAGGGCCGGCTCACCGGCCACCGGATGCTGCTCTGGCAGGACGCGCTGCGCATGGTCCGGGCCGATCCCGTGCTGGGCGTCGGACCGGGGCGGTACGGCGATCTCAGTCCCACGGTCGCCCGCTCGCTGCTGCCGGACGGCAAAGCCCACTCCGCCCCCCTCCAGCAGGCGGCGGAGCAGGGGCTGATCGGCGCGGCCCTGCTCGCGGCGGCGTTCTGCTGGATGCTCTACGCGCTCCTGCGCAGCCCGCGCTCCACGCCCATCGCACTCACGGCGGGCGCGGCGCTAATGGCACTGGCGGTGATCGCGTCGATCGGCAACGCGCTCAGTTTCATGACGGTCACGGCCGGGGCCGGACTGCTCGCGGGCCTCGCCACCGCCCGCCCGCTCGGCTCCCAGGAACCGGACGACTCCGTCGGCGCGATCCCGTGTCCGGCGGATGCGCCGGAACCCTGA
- the lnt gene encoding apolipoprotein N-acyltransferase, translated as MTATATTVDEPEQLEPQAAPASRGAALVRRLVPAAAAALSGVLLYVSFPPRTLWWLALPAFAVFGWTLRGRSWKASLGLGYLFGLGFLLPLLVWTGVEVGPGPWIALVVVEAVYVALVGAGIGLVSRLPGWPVWAAAVWIAGEAARARAPFGGFPWGKIAFGQADGVFLPLAALGGTPVLGFAVVLCGFGLYELVRLAVEARGTRVLRRGAAAAALLSVAVPVVGALAARTLVSDKAEDGTATVALIQGNVPRAGLDFNSQRRAVLDHHVRETERLAAEVKAGKVARPQLVLWPENSSDIDPFANADARAVIDEAARAIGAPISVGGVVERDGKLYNEQILWDPVKGPQDTYDKRQIQPFGEYLPMRSLLGAINKDWTTMVRQDFSRGTEAGVFTMNGTRVGLVTCYEAAFDWAVRSTVTDGAQIISVPSNNATFDRSEMTYQQLAMSRVRAVEHSRTVTVPVTSGVSAVIMPDGRITQKTGMFVADSLVQKVPLRSSQTPATKLGIVPEMLLVLVAAGGLGWGAATVLRARRNTAAQR; from the coding sequence GTGACCGCCACCGCAACCACCGTAGACGAGCCGGAACAGCTCGAACCCCAGGCCGCGCCCGCCTCGCGCGGGGCCGCTCTGGTCCGCCGTCTCGTCCCGGCCGCCGCCGCGGCGCTCTCCGGAGTACTGCTGTACGTCAGCTTCCCGCCACGGACGCTGTGGTGGCTGGCCCTGCCCGCCTTCGCGGTCTTCGGCTGGACCCTGCGCGGCCGCTCCTGGAAGGCCTCTCTCGGCCTCGGCTACCTGTTCGGCCTCGGATTCCTGCTGCCCCTGCTGGTGTGGACGGGCGTCGAGGTCGGTCCCGGCCCGTGGATCGCGCTCGTCGTGGTGGAGGCGGTGTACGTCGCGCTCGTCGGCGCCGGCATCGGCCTTGTCTCCCGGCTGCCCGGGTGGCCGGTGTGGGCCGCGGCCGTCTGGATCGCCGGGGAGGCGGCACGCGCGCGTGCTCCCTTCGGCGGGTTCCCCTGGGGGAAGATCGCGTTCGGCCAGGCCGACGGCGTCTTCCTGCCCCTCGCCGCGCTCGGCGGCACCCCGGTCCTCGGCTTCGCCGTCGTGCTCTGCGGATTCGGCCTCTACGAACTCGTCCGGCTCGCCGTCGAGGCCCGCGGCACCCGGGTCCTGCGCCGGGGCGCGGCGGCCGCGGCCCTGCTGAGCGTCGCCGTCCCCGTCGTCGGAGCGCTGGCCGCGCGCACCCTGGTCAGCGACAAGGCCGAGGACGGCACCGCGACCGTCGCGCTCATCCAGGGCAACGTCCCGCGCGCCGGGCTGGACTTCAACTCCCAGCGGCGGGCGGTCCTCGACCACCACGTGCGGGAGACGGAGCGGCTGGCCGCCGAGGTCAAGGCGGGCAAGGTCGCCCGGCCCCAACTGGTCCTGTGGCCCGAGAACTCCTCCGACATCGACCCCTTCGCCAACGCCGACGCCCGCGCCGTGATCGACGAGGCGGCCCGCGCGATCGGCGCCCCCATCTCGGTCGGCGGGGTCGTCGAACGCGACGGCAAGCTCTACAACGAGCAGATCCTCTGGGACCCGGTCAAGGGTCCGCAGGACACGTACGACAAGCGGCAGATCCAGCCCTTCGGCGAGTACCTGCCGATGCGGTCGCTGCTCGGCGCCATCAACAAGGACTGGACGACCATGGTCCGCCAGGACTTCAGCCGGGGCACCGAGGCGGGCGTCTTCACCATGAACGGCACCCGCGTCGGCCTGGTCACCTGCTACGAGGCGGCCTTCGACTGGGCCGTGCGCAGCACCGTGACCGACGGCGCCCAGATCATCTCGGTGCCCAGCAACAACGCCACCTTCGACCGCAGCGAGATGACCTACCAGCAGCTCGCCATGTCCCGTGTCCGGGCCGTCGAGCACAGCCGTACCGTCACCGTGCCCGTCACGAGCGGCGTCAGCGCCGTGATCATGCCGGACGGGCGGATCACCCAGAAGACCGGCATGTTCGTCGCCGACTCCCTGGTCCAGAAGGTGCCGCTGCGCTCCTCCCAGACCCCGGCCACGAAGCTCGGGATCGTCCCGGAGATGCTCCTGGTGCTGGTCGCCGCCGGCGGTCTCGGATGGGGCGCCGCGACGGTGCTGCGCGCCCGGCGGAACACCGCCGCGCAGCGCTGA
- a CDS encoding NUDIX hydrolase translates to MATPDFILAIRASAGHQLLWLPGVSTVVFDDEGRVLLGQRSDNGRWALISGMPEPGEQPAACAVREVYEETAVHIEVERVVLVQAGEQITFDNGDVCQFMDTTFRCRAVGGEARVNDDESLQVGWFAVDSLPELNEHALLRIKQALLDGPTWFEPAT, encoded by the coding sequence ATGGCTACTCCCGACTTCATCCTCGCGATCCGGGCCTCCGCCGGCCACCAGCTCCTCTGGCTCCCCGGCGTGAGCACCGTCGTCTTCGACGACGAGGGCAGAGTGCTGCTCGGGCAGCGTTCCGACAACGGCCGGTGGGCCCTCATCTCCGGTATGCCGGAGCCGGGTGAGCAGCCCGCCGCGTGCGCCGTGCGCGAGGTGTACGAGGAGACGGCCGTGCACATCGAGGTCGAGCGCGTCGTCCTGGTCCAGGCGGGCGAGCAGATCACCTTCGACAACGGCGACGTCTGCCAGTTCATGGACACCACCTTCCGCTGCCGCGCCGTCGGCGGTGAGGCCCGCGTCAATGACGACGAGTCGCTCCAGGTCGGCTGGTTCGCCGTGGACTCCCTGCCGGAGCTGAACGAGCACGCCCTCCTCAGGATCAAGCAGGCCCTGCTCGACGGGCCGACCTGGTTCGAGCCCGCGACCTGA
- a CDS encoding aminotransferase class V-fold PLP-dependent enzyme, producing the protein MLTSYADHFDTPAGYLDFARFGPPSRDVVAATARAMEESARADHTTVDGLMRAEVVARDTAARLAGTDGRHTVLLPNASTGLFHAALGIREGVVLTPRSDFPANHYPWRRSADLGRATPRWLDPANGGGVTPDLVRAALTDDVVALSVSAVDFRTGFRADLAALREAIGPDRLLIVDAIQAFGVARMAWDAADVVVAGGQKWLRAGWATGFAALSDRALESLEPVLTGWTGVEDVGVFDGTEHVPAGDARRWSITNLSPVTAAAFATALGLVERYTVAAIEAAIALRVAELAEAVEEHGGRVLSPADPARRAGVLTFTMPDHDPAVVAKALHAEGVTPTVRADSLRFSPHASTPPEARARVAAALASLRD; encoded by the coding sequence TTGCTCACGTCGTACGCGGACCACTTCGACACGCCTGCCGGATATCTCGACTTCGCACGGTTCGGGCCGCCCTCGCGTGACGTCGTCGCCGCGACCGCCCGGGCGATGGAGGAGTCCGCCCGCGCCGACCACACCACCGTGGACGGCCTGATGCGCGCGGAGGTGGTCGCGCGGGACACGGCCGCCCGGCTCGCCGGGACCGACGGCCGGCACACGGTGCTCCTGCCGAACGCCTCCACCGGGCTGTTCCACGCCGCTCTCGGGATCCGCGAGGGCGTGGTCCTCACCCCGCGCTCCGACTTCCCCGCCAACCACTATCCGTGGCGGCGCAGCGCCGACCTGGGCCGGGCGACGCCGCGTTGGCTCGATCCCGCGAACGGCGGGGGTGTCACCCCCGACCTGGTCCGGGCCGCGCTGACCGACGACGTCGTCGCCCTGTCCGTCAGCGCCGTCGACTTCCGTACCGGCTTCCGTGCCGACCTCGCGGCGCTGCGCGAGGCGATCGGACCGGACCGGCTGCTCATCGTGGACGCCATCCAGGCGTTCGGGGTGGCGCGGATGGCGTGGGACGCCGCCGATGTCGTGGTCGCGGGCGGCCAGAAGTGGCTGCGCGCGGGCTGGGCCACCGGTTTCGCCGCGCTGTCCGATCGCGCGCTGGAGTCCCTGGAGCCGGTGCTCACCGGCTGGACGGGAGTCGAGGACGTCGGCGTCTTCGACGGGACGGAGCACGTGCCCGCCGGGGACGCGCGCCGGTGGTCGATCACCAACCTCAGCCCGGTGACGGCCGCCGCCTTCGCGACCGCTCTCGGCCTCGTCGAGCGGTACACGGTCGCGGCGATCGAGGCCGCGATCGCCCTGCGGGTCGCCGAGTTGGCCGAGGCCGTCGAGGAGCACGGCGGTCGCGTCCTCTCCCCCGCCGACCCGGCACGGCGTGCGGGCGTCCTCACCTTCACGATGCCGGACCACGATCCCGCCGTCGTCGCGAAGGCGCTGCACGCGGAGGGTGTCACGCCGACGGTGCGCGCCGACTCCCTCCGGTTCTCCCCGCACGCCTCGACACCGCCGGAGGCCCGCGCACGGGTGGCCGCCGCCCTGGCGTCGCTGCGCGACTGA
- a CDS encoding MFS transporter, whose amino-acid sequence MSTTGVASAETPIDSPAPYRWRWAALFVILAAEVMDLLDAVVTNIAGPSMRADLGGGASTLQWLAAAYTLSMAVGLVTGGRLGDIHGRRRMFLVGAAGFTLGSLLCAISVSPEMLIGARVVQGLFGAVMLPQGLGMIKEMFPPKESQKAFGLFGPVMGLSAVCGPILAGWLVDADYFGTGWRMIFLINLPLGAAAIAGALRYLPKGRSETKPRLDIPGMLLVSLGALLIIFPLVQGREYDWPLWTFAMMAASVVVFAVFARYESHRSSSGQDPLVVPSLFRKRGFSGGMILGLVFFSTMQGFMLVFNLYTQIGLGYSPLKAGLVMVPWSGGMIVGFGLAQGVVRFGRAVLQAGALVMALGVFGVWLTLDQAGSGVGPWQLLPSLLVTGIGMGLLMAPFFDIVLASVEQHETGSASGTMTAVQQLGGAFGVAILGTVFFGLLGGGIATAVDHRSDDLRGRLTAAHVAPAAQDRIVADLRRCAADRATAKDPSATPASCALLTKETRSAVTSSEAGARVPAALEATASSAFRSGFGSVMQTVLWIVDGMLALTFLLAFLLPRRARPEESAGH is encoded by the coding sequence ATGTCCACCACCGGTGTCGCGTCCGCCGAGACGCCCATCGACTCACCAGCGCCCTACCGTTGGCGCTGGGCTGCGCTCTTCGTGATCCTCGCGGCCGAGGTGATGGACCTCCTCGACGCCGTCGTCACGAACATCGCGGGCCCCTCCATGCGGGCCGATCTCGGAGGCGGAGCCTCCACACTGCAGTGGCTGGCCGCCGCGTACACCCTGTCGATGGCGGTCGGGCTGGTCACCGGCGGACGGCTCGGCGACATCCACGGGCGCCGTCGGATGTTCCTGGTGGGAGCCGCCGGGTTCACGCTGGGTTCGCTGCTCTGCGCCATATCCGTGTCTCCGGAGATGCTGATCGGCGCGCGCGTCGTGCAGGGCCTGTTCGGCGCGGTGATGCTGCCTCAGGGCCTCGGCATGATCAAGGAGATGTTCCCGCCGAAGGAGTCGCAGAAGGCCTTCGGCCTGTTCGGTCCGGTCATGGGTCTGTCCGCGGTGTGCGGGCCGATCCTGGCGGGCTGGCTGGTCGACGCCGACTACTTCGGCACCGGCTGGCGCATGATCTTCCTGATCAACCTTCCGCTGGGTGCCGCCGCGATCGCCGGCGCCCTGCGCTACCTGCCGAAGGGCCGTTCCGAGACCAAACCGCGCCTCGACATCCCCGGCATGCTCCTGGTCTCCCTGGGCGCGCTGCTCATCATCTTCCCGCTGGTCCAGGGCCGTGAGTACGACTGGCCCCTGTGGACGTTCGCGATGATGGCCGCCTCCGTCGTCGTCTTCGCGGTCTTCGCCCGGTACGAGTCGCACCGCAGCAGCTCCGGACAGGACCCGCTCGTCGTCCCCAGCCTCTTCCGCAAGCGCGGCTTCAGCGGCGGCATGATCCTCGGGCTCGTCTTCTTCTCGACGATGCAGGGCTTCATGCTGGTGTTCAACCTGTACACCCAGATCGGCCTCGGCTACTCGCCGCTCAAGGCCGGCCTGGTGATGGTGCCCTGGTCGGGCGGCATGATCGTCGGCTTCGGACTCGCGCAGGGCGTCGTCCGGTTCGGACGGGCCGTGCTGCAGGCGGGCGCGCTGGTCATGGCGCTCGGCGTGTTCGGCGTCTGGCTGACCCTCGACCAGGCGGGATCCGGCGTCGGCCCCTGGCAGCTGCTGCCGTCGCTGCTCGTCACCGGCATCGGGATGGGCCTGCTCATGGCGCCGTTCTTCGACATCGTCCTCGCCAGCGTCGAGCAGCACGAGACGGGTTCGGCGTCCGGCACGATGACCGCGGTGCAGCAACTCGGCGGCGCCTTCGGCGTGGCCATCCTCGGCACCGTGTTCTTCGGCCTGCTGGGCGGCGGGATCGCCACCGCCGTCGACCACCGCTCGGACGACCTTCGTGGCCGGCTCACCGCGGCGCACGTCGCGCCCGCCGCGCAGGACCGCATCGTGGCAGACCTGCGCCGCTGCGCCGCCGACCGGGCCACCGCCAAGGACCCGTCCGCGACTCCGGCGTCCTGCGCCCTCCTGACGAAGGAGACCCGGTCCGCGGTGACCTCGTCCGAGGCGGGCGCCCGTGTGCCCGCCGCGCTGGAGGCGACCGCGTCGTCGGCCTTCCGCAGCGGCTTCGGCTCGGTCATGCAGACGGTGCTCTGGATCGTCGACGGCATGCTCGCCCTGACGTTCCTGCTCGCGTTCCTCCTGCCGCGCCGTGCCCGCCCCGAGGAGTCCGCCGGTCACTGA
- a CDS encoding TetR/AcrR family transcriptional regulator — protein sequence MSDAAAGTPEQPPPSPWERERPARARVTPARTPLSRERVVEAAFTVLDRQGLDGLSMRQVAAELGVTVSALYAHVSSKDDLLELMYTRLFDGFEPPEADPERWQEEVREYARAGRRRLLSHRDMARISMAHVPFTAELLPHVEALLAVFRTAGLPDRIAAEAGDLISTYIDGFVLEEGMWRDRAAQQSAGTSSPARPDWREMADEMQNYFASLPAADFPHLRALAGVMVTDSSDERFDIGLEIILRGLASYLPDPAA from the coding sequence ATGAGCGACGCGGCCGCCGGCACCCCCGAACAGCCCCCGCCGTCCCCCTGGGAGCGCGAGCGCCCGGCCCGTGCCCGCGTCACCCCCGCGCGCACACCGCTGTCACGCGAGCGCGTCGTCGAAGCCGCCTTCACCGTGCTGGACCGCCAGGGGCTCGACGGCCTGTCGATGCGCCAGGTGGCCGCCGAGCTGGGGGTCACGGTCTCCGCCCTCTACGCCCACGTCAGTTCCAAGGACGACCTCCTGGAGCTCATGTACACCCGGCTCTTCGACGGCTTCGAGCCGCCCGAGGCCGATCCGGAACGCTGGCAGGAGGAGGTACGGGAGTACGCCCGCGCGGGGCGCCGACGCCTGCTGTCGCACCGGGACATGGCGAGGATCTCCATGGCCCACGTGCCCTTCACCGCCGAACTGCTCCCGCACGTCGAGGCGTTGCTCGCCGTGTTCCGTACCGCCGGACTGCCCGACCGCATCGCGGCGGAGGCCGGTGACCTCATCTCGACGTACATCGACGGGTTCGTGCTGGAGGAGGGCATGTGGCGGGACCGGGCCGCGCAGCAGAGCGCCGGCACCTCCTCCCCGGCCCGGCCCGACTGGCGTGAGATGGCCGACGAGATGCAGAACTACTTCGCGTCCCTGCCCGCCGCCGACTTCCCCCATCTGCGCGCTCTGGCCGGGGTCATGGTGACGGACTCCTCCGACGAGCGCTTCGACATCGGCCTGGAGATCATCCTGCGCGGCCTGGCGAGCTATCTGCCGGATCCGGCGGCCTGA
- a CDS encoding TIGR03943 family putative permease subunit produces the protein MNRQAQAAVLFLVGAAVLHAGATDLYLRYVKAGLRPLLLAAGVVLIVTALATVGYEVRERRTASGTSGSAGGDGHAHPHREPRISWLLVLPLLALILVAPPALGSYSAMRTGTALQAPFGYPALPAGDPVPLGLVDYAGRAAYGHGHTLGDRRVRITGFVALDHAGTPYLVRMALNCCAADAQPVKIGLSGRIPPVLQPDAWLEVTGTYSGRRTKDPVNGGIIPFLDVSTARPVPAPRDPYDESWNN, from the coding sequence GTGAACCGGCAGGCGCAGGCCGCGGTGCTGTTCCTGGTCGGCGCGGCGGTGCTGCACGCCGGCGCGACGGATCTCTATCTCCGGTACGTCAAGGCGGGGTTGCGGCCGTTGCTGCTCGCGGCCGGCGTGGTGCTGATCGTCACGGCGCTCGCCACGGTCGGGTACGAGGTGCGCGAGCGGCGGACCGCGTCCGGGACGTCCGGGAGCGCGGGGGGAGACGGTCACGCGCATCCGCATCGCGAGCCGCGCATCTCCTGGCTCCTGGTCCTGCCGCTGCTGGCACTCATCCTCGTCGCCCCGCCCGCGCTCGGCTCGTACAGCGCGATGCGTACGGGCACGGCGCTGCAGGCGCCCTTCGGATACCCCGCGCTGCCCGCGGGCGACCCGGTGCCGCTGGGCCTGGTCGATTACGCGGGCCGGGCGGCGTACGGGCACGGGCACACGCTCGGCGACCGGCGGGTCAGGATCACCGGGTTCGTCGCCCTCGACCACGCGGGCACCCCGTATCTCGTCCGCATGGCCCTCAACTGCTGTGCCGCCGACGCCCAGCCGGTCAAGATCGGGCTGTCCGGACGGATCCCGCCCGTGCTCCAGCCCGACGCCTGGCTGGAGGTGACCGGCACCTACAGCGGCAGGCGGACGAAGGATCCCGTGAACGGCGGCATCATCCCGTTCCTCGACGTGAGCACCGCGCGACCGGTCCCGGCGCCGCGTGATCCGTACGACGAGAGCTGGAACAACTGA